Proteins from one Desmodus rotundus isolate HL8 chromosome 9, HLdesRot8A.1, whole genome shotgun sequence genomic window:
- the SLC16A11 gene encoding monocarboxylate transporter 11 isoform X1, whose protein sequence is MAMAPKPVGSPDGGWGWVVAAAAFTVNGLSYGLLRSLGLALPDLAEHFDRTSQDTAWVSALALAVQQAASPVGSALSTRWGARPVVMIGGILTSLGFVFSAFAGSLLHLYLGLGVLAGSGWALVFAPALGTLSRYFSRRRVLAVGLALTGNGASSLLLAPVLQLLLDTFGWRGALLLLGAITLHLTPCGALLRPLELPGDPPAPPRGPLAALGLGLFTHRAFLVFALGTALVAGGYFVPYVHLAPHALDRGLGGYRAALVVAVAAVADAGARLVCGWLADQGWVPLPRLLAVFGALTGLGLLAVGLVPVVGSEEGWGGSLLAVAGAYGLSAGSYAPLVFGVLPGLVGIGGVVQATGLVMMLMSLGGLLGPPLSGFLRDETGDFMASFLVCGSLVLSGSFIYMGLPGAVPSCSPASPPATPPPERGELLPIPQVALLSPGAPHSTLETTC, encoded by the exons ATGGCGATGGCCCCTAAGCCTGTCGGAAGCCCagatgggggctggggctgggtggtggCAGCTGCAGCCTTCACGGTGAATGGGCTCTCCTACGGGCTGTTACGTTCGCTGGGCCTTGCCCTCCCTGATCTCGCGGAGCACTTTGACCGAACCTCTCAGGACACAGCGTGGGTCAGCGCCCTGGCTCTAGCCGTGCAGCAGGCAGCCA GCCCAGTGGGCAGTGCCCTGAGCACCCGCTGGGGAGCGCGCCCAGTGGTGATGATTGGGGGCATCCTCACTTCGCTTGGGTTCGTCTTCTCGGCTTTCGCTGGCAGTCTGCTGCACCTCTACCTTGGCCTGGGCGTCCTCGCTG GCTCCGGCTGGGCCTTGGTGTTCGCCCCTGCCCTCGGAACCCTCTCGCGTTACTTCTCCCGCCGTCGAGTCTTGGCCGTGGGTCTGGCACTCACGGGCAACGGAGCCTCTTCACTGCTCCTGGCGCCTGTCTTGCAGCTCCTCCTGGATACTTTCGGCTGGCGGGGCGCCCTGCTCCTCCTTGGCGCCATTaccctccacctcaccccttGTGGTGCCCTGTTGCGACCCCTGGAGCTCCCTGGCGACCCCCCGGCCCCACCTCGCGGACCCCtagctgccctgggcctgggtctCTTCACACACCGAGCCTTCTTAGTTTTTGCTCTGGGCACCGCCCTGGTTGCGGGCGGGTACTTCGTCCCCTACGTGCATTTGGCCCCTCATGCTTTAGACCGGGGCCTGGGAGGGTATAGGGCCGCACTGGTGGTGGCGGTGGCTGCAGTGGCGGACGCAGGCGCCCGGCTAGTCTGCGGATGGTTGGCAGACCAGGGCTGGGTGCCCCTCCCGCGGCTACTGGCGGTGTTTGGGGCTCTGACAGGGTTGGGGCTGCTGGCTGTGGGACTGGTGCCAGTGGTGGGGAGTGAAGAGGGTTGGGGGGGCTCCCTGCTAGCTGTGGCTGGGGCCTACGGGCTGAGCGCCGGCAGCTACGCCCCGCTGGTTTTCGGAGTGCTCCCGGGTCTAGTGGGCATCGGAGGTGTTGTACAGGCCACGGGGCTGGTGATGATGCTGATGAGCCTCGGTGGGCTTCTGGGCCCTCCACTGTCAG gCTTCCTAAGGGATGAGACCGGAGATTTCATGGCCTCCTTCCTCGTTTGCGGCTCTTTGGTCCTCTCGGGCAGCTTCATCTACATGGGGCTGCCCGGGGCTGTGCCTTCCTGCAGTCCAGCCTCCCCtccagccacccctccccctgaAAGGGGGGAGTTGCTCCCCATTCCTCAAGTTGCCCTGCTCTCCCCAGGAGCCCCTCACTCCACTCTGGAAACCACTTGTTGa
- the SLC16A11 gene encoding monocarboxylate transporter 11 isoform X2, with protein sequence MPRPNSRSLSPRPVVLRVTCTPSLGKQPEAGSQVPGGGTEMETSLTGPVGSALSTRWGARPVVMIGGILTSLGFVFSAFAGSLLHLYLGLGVLAGSGWALVFAPALGTLSRYFSRRRVLAVGLALTGNGASSLLLAPVLQLLLDTFGWRGALLLLGAITLHLTPCGALLRPLELPGDPPAPPRGPLAALGLGLFTHRAFLVFALGTALVAGGYFVPYVHLAPHALDRGLGGYRAALVVAVAAVADAGARLVCGWLADQGWVPLPRLLAVFGALTGLGLLAVGLVPVVGSEEGWGGSLLAVAGAYGLSAGSYAPLVFGVLPGLVGIGGVVQATGLVMMLMSLGGLLGPPLSGFLRDETGDFMASFLVCGSLVLSGSFIYMGLPGAVPSCSPASPPATPPPERGELLPIPQVALLSPGAPHSTLETTC encoded by the exons ATGCCGAGGCCCAACTCCCGCTCCCTCAGCCCCCGCCCTGTCGTGCTCAGGGTGACGTGCACTCCCTCCCTGGGAAAGCAGCCAGAAGCTGGATCTCAGGTCCCTGGAGgaggcacagaaatggagactTCTCTCACAG GCCCAGTGGGCAGTGCCCTGAGCACCCGCTGGGGAGCGCGCCCAGTGGTGATGATTGGGGGCATCCTCACTTCGCTTGGGTTCGTCTTCTCGGCTTTCGCTGGCAGTCTGCTGCACCTCTACCTTGGCCTGGGCGTCCTCGCTG GCTCCGGCTGGGCCTTGGTGTTCGCCCCTGCCCTCGGAACCCTCTCGCGTTACTTCTCCCGCCGTCGAGTCTTGGCCGTGGGTCTGGCACTCACGGGCAACGGAGCCTCTTCACTGCTCCTGGCGCCTGTCTTGCAGCTCCTCCTGGATACTTTCGGCTGGCGGGGCGCCCTGCTCCTCCTTGGCGCCATTaccctccacctcaccccttGTGGTGCCCTGTTGCGACCCCTGGAGCTCCCTGGCGACCCCCCGGCCCCACCTCGCGGACCCCtagctgccctgggcctgggtctCTTCACACACCGAGCCTTCTTAGTTTTTGCTCTGGGCACCGCCCTGGTTGCGGGCGGGTACTTCGTCCCCTACGTGCATTTGGCCCCTCATGCTTTAGACCGGGGCCTGGGAGGGTATAGGGCCGCACTGGTGGTGGCGGTGGCTGCAGTGGCGGACGCAGGCGCCCGGCTAGTCTGCGGATGGTTGGCAGACCAGGGCTGGGTGCCCCTCCCGCGGCTACTGGCGGTGTTTGGGGCTCTGACAGGGTTGGGGCTGCTGGCTGTGGGACTGGTGCCAGTGGTGGGGAGTGAAGAGGGTTGGGGGGGCTCCCTGCTAGCTGTGGCTGGGGCCTACGGGCTGAGCGCCGGCAGCTACGCCCCGCTGGTTTTCGGAGTGCTCCCGGGTCTAGTGGGCATCGGAGGTGTTGTACAGGCCACGGGGCTGGTGATGATGCTGATGAGCCTCGGTGGGCTTCTGGGCCCTCCACTGTCAG gCTTCCTAAGGGATGAGACCGGAGATTTCATGGCCTCCTTCCTCGTTTGCGGCTCTTTGGTCCTCTCGGGCAGCTTCATCTACATGGGGCTGCCCGGGGCTGTGCCTTCCTGCAGTCCAGCCTCCCCtccagccacccctccccctgaAAGGGGGGAGTTGCTCCCCATTCCTCAAGTTGCCCTGCTCTCCCCAGGAGCCCCTCACTCCACTCTGGAAACCACTTGTTGa
- the SLC16A11 gene encoding monocarboxylate transporter 11 isoform X3, giving the protein MIGGILTSLGFVFSAFAGSLLHLYLGLGVLAGSGWALVFAPALGTLSRYFSRRRVLAVGLALTGNGASSLLLAPVLQLLLDTFGWRGALLLLGAITLHLTPCGALLRPLELPGDPPAPPRGPLAALGLGLFTHRAFLVFALGTALVAGGYFVPYVHLAPHALDRGLGGYRAALVVAVAAVADAGARLVCGWLADQGWVPLPRLLAVFGALTGLGLLAVGLVPVVGSEEGWGGSLLAVAGAYGLSAGSYAPLVFGVLPGLVGIGGVVQATGLVMMLMSLGGLLGPPLSGFLRDETGDFMASFLVCGSLVLSGSFIYMGLPGAVPSCSPASPPATPPPERGELLPIPQVALLSPGAPHSTLETTC; this is encoded by the exons ATGATTGGGGGCATCCTCACTTCGCTTGGGTTCGTCTTCTCGGCTTTCGCTGGCAGTCTGCTGCACCTCTACCTTGGCCTGGGCGTCCTCGCTG GCTCCGGCTGGGCCTTGGTGTTCGCCCCTGCCCTCGGAACCCTCTCGCGTTACTTCTCCCGCCGTCGAGTCTTGGCCGTGGGTCTGGCACTCACGGGCAACGGAGCCTCTTCACTGCTCCTGGCGCCTGTCTTGCAGCTCCTCCTGGATACTTTCGGCTGGCGGGGCGCCCTGCTCCTCCTTGGCGCCATTaccctccacctcaccccttGTGGTGCCCTGTTGCGACCCCTGGAGCTCCCTGGCGACCCCCCGGCCCCACCTCGCGGACCCCtagctgccctgggcctgggtctCTTCACACACCGAGCCTTCTTAGTTTTTGCTCTGGGCACCGCCCTGGTTGCGGGCGGGTACTTCGTCCCCTACGTGCATTTGGCCCCTCATGCTTTAGACCGGGGCCTGGGAGGGTATAGGGCCGCACTGGTGGTGGCGGTGGCTGCAGTGGCGGACGCAGGCGCCCGGCTAGTCTGCGGATGGTTGGCAGACCAGGGCTGGGTGCCCCTCCCGCGGCTACTGGCGGTGTTTGGGGCTCTGACAGGGTTGGGGCTGCTGGCTGTGGGACTGGTGCCAGTGGTGGGGAGTGAAGAGGGTTGGGGGGGCTCCCTGCTAGCTGTGGCTGGGGCCTACGGGCTGAGCGCCGGCAGCTACGCCCCGCTGGTTTTCGGAGTGCTCCCGGGTCTAGTGGGCATCGGAGGTGTTGTACAGGCCACGGGGCTGGTGATGATGCTGATGAGCCTCGGTGGGCTTCTGGGCCCTCCACTGTCAG gCTTCCTAAGGGATGAGACCGGAGATTTCATGGCCTCCTTCCTCGTTTGCGGCTCTTTGGTCCTCTCGGGCAGCTTCATCTACATGGGGCTGCCCGGGGCTGTGCCTTCCTGCAGTCCAGCCTCCCCtccagccacccctccccctgaAAGGGGGGAGTTGCTCCCCATTCCTCAAGTTGCCCTGCTCTCCCCAGGAGCCCCTCACTCCACTCTGGAAACCACTTGTTGa
- the SLC16A13 gene encoding monocarboxylate transporter 13: MVRRAESPDGGWGWMVVLSAFFQSALVFGVLRSFGVFFVEFVEAFEEQAAHVSWITSIGIAVQQLGSPVGSALSTKFGPRPVVMVGGVLAALGMLLASFATSLTHLYLSIGLLSGSGWALTFTPTLACLSRYFSRLRSLAMGLALMGVGLSSFAFAPLFQWLISHYAWRGALLLVSALSLHLVACGALLRPLSLTEDPAMGGPGAQLTSLLHHGPFLRYTVALTLINTGYFIPYVHLVAHLQDLNWEPLPAAFLLSVVAISDLVGRVVSGWLGDAVPGPVARLLMLWTTLTGLSLVLFPVARAPTALVALAMAYGFTSGALTPVAFSMLPELVGTGRIYCGLGLVQMVESIGGLLGAPLSGYLRDVTGNYTASFVVAGAFLLAGSAVLITMPHFFCFSARTYKPQNLVTEALDTKVPQPKEGLGED, encoded by the exons ATGGTGCGTAGGGCCGAGTCCCCCGACGGGGGCTGGGGATGGATGGTGGTGCTCTCAGCGTTCTTCCAGTCCGCACTGGTGTTCGGGGTGCTCCGCTCCTTCGGTGTCTTCTTTGTGGAGTTCGTGGAGGCTTTTGAGGAGCAGGCAGCACACGTCTCCTGGATCACCTCCATAGGAATCGCGGTGCAGCAGTTGGGGA gCCCAGTGGGCAGTGCCCTGAGCACGAAGTTCGGGCCAAGGCCCGTGGTGATGGTTGGGGGCGTCTTGGCAGCGCTGGGGATGCTGCTCGCCTCCTTTGCTACCTCCTTGACTCACCTGTACCTGAGTATTGGGCTGCTTTCAg GCTCTGGCTGGGCCTTGACCTTCACTCCAACCCTGGCCTGCCTGTCACGTTACTTCTCTCGCCTGCGATCCCTGGCCATGGGACTGGCATTGATGGGCGTGGGCCTCTCCTCCTTTGCTTTTGCCCCACTCTTCCAATGGCTGATCAGCCACTATGCATGGCGGGGAGCCCTATTGCTGGTGtctgccctctccctccacctggtGGCCTGTGGTGCTCTCCTCCGGCCACTCTCCCTGACTGAGGACCCTGCCATGGGTGGCCCTGGGGCCcaactcacctccctcctccatcatggccccttcctccgtTATACTGTTGCCCTCACCCTGATCAACACTGGCTACTTCATTCCCTATGTGCACCTGGTGGCCCATCTCCAGGACCTGAATTGGGAACCACTGCCTGCTGCCTTCCTACTCTCAGTGGTTGCTATTTCTGACCTTGTGGGACGTGTGGTTTCTGGGTGGCTAGGGGATGCTGTCCCAGGGCCTGTGGCACGACTCCTGATGCTCTGGACCACCCTGACTGGGTTGTCATTGGTCCTGTTCCCTGTGGCTCGGGCTCCCACAGCCCTGGTGGCTCTGGCCATGGCCTATGGCTTTACATCAGGGGCCCTGACCCCAGTGGCCTTCTCCATGCTGCCTGAACTGGTGGGGACTGGAAGGATATACTGTGGCCTGGGACTGGTGCAGATGGTAGAAAGCATCGGGGGACTGCTGGGGGCTCCTCTGTCAG GCTACCTCCGGGATGTGACAGGCAACTACACAGCTTCTTTTGTGGTGGCTGGGGCCTTCCTTCTTGCAGGGAGTGCAGTCCTCATCACTATGCCCCACTTCTTCTGCTTCTCAGCTCGTACCTACAAGCCCCAGAACCTTGTCACAGAGGCACTGGATACCAAAGTCCCCCAGCCCAAGGAAGGGCTGGGAGAGGACTGA